TTATTGCCAGCATCGTAACGAGGTGTATCATGGTTCTCTGCAAAAGTTACTGATTTTGAAGGTGACCAACCGATCAATCCTGATGCTTCATTCTTCCCAGTACTGCTGTTGTAAAAAGCCAGATAGCTATAGTTGTTATCCTTGATGGCACTTTTTAAGGTATAATAGGTAGGAAAGTCAAAGGCTGTAGATGTCTGGTTTGTACCATCAATCCAGTTTTGAATTTCCTGCTTGCTTTGCCAATCTTCCCCTACTGAGAAAGTAGGTTGCGCACCCCCATTGTACTGACTGATGTAACCAGCTCCAAAGCCATGTACAAAGTCATAACGCCAGCCTTTATACCCTGCCGCTTTCAGGTAATTCAACCAAGTGATAATCTCACTCTGGACAAATGTATTGGAGTGGTCTATATCCCTTGCTGCCTCATAAGCAGTACCTGTGTCATTATTTCCTCGAGGTAAACTCTGATAAGCCGCCTGTGACCACACCTCATCATTGGAAGCAATCGTCCAGCTTTCCCATGTCGGATTGGTAAAGTCCAACCAGTTGGTAGAGCCTACCCGGTGATTGATTACAATATCCGCAATAGGTTCTATTCCATTGTTATTGAGATTTTGGAGCATAGCACGGTGCTCTGTTTCCGTTCCGTAGCTATTGGAGAGGTTATTCAACTGGCGAGGCAAATAACCTTCATCCGAACCCGCATCACTTGGAGGTGGCAGCCAAATCATATCAATTCCGGCATCTGCAATCTGTGGCGCCAGACTGCTTACATAATTGTACCACCCTTCCGGACGAGCATCATGCGCCTCCCAATAAAATCCTTGCAGCAGTACACGTCCATCACTGGATGACTGCCCAAATGAGACTCCCAACCCTAAAAAGCAGCTGAGAATAAAAAGTAATTGTTTTCTAAACATTGGGTTTTTACAAGTTGAAGTGAATAAACAAGTTGAAGGAGAGTCCTAGAACTCTCCCTTTCATTTTCAAGATTACTTTTTGAGGAGTTTCATAAATTGGCTTCCTGTTTCGGACTGGCAACGTATCAAGTACATTCCTGCAGCCTCTTTAGAAAGGTCAAGCTGCCATTGGTGATTTTGGCTAACCTGTGTACTGAATTGTTTCACAATCCTTCCACTCAAATCCATAATGGACCAATTCACTGCTTGCTCTTTTGATAGTACCAATTGCACTTTTACCTGACCATTGGTTGGATTAGGCCAAACCTGAATGCTTTCATTTTGCAAAACATTGTCAGATAAAGCCGCCATTCTTGCATTAGGGTCAGTAATCCATCCGCCATCATACCACCCTTCCGTATTTCTGGACAAGTCTGCTGTCTGATTTCCTGCCCCATCATGGAATAGTAAGTTTGAAGCTGTTGCCTCTGCAATTGTAAAAGTGTACCAGTCGTTCCCTTCAGCAGTCATACTGACTCCTGGCCAAGTTGTTGCTGCAATTGAGGAAGGTGTCACATTCCAGTAATGAATCATCGCGACTGACCAGCTTGACGGCTTTTTGAAATGAATGGTCAATCCTTGAGACACTTCCTCGGTAGGTTTGGAATCATACCACAATCCATCCTTATACCAGCCTGTACTACTTCGAGATAAGTCTGCTGTTTGGTTTCCTACCCCATCATTGAAAATCAGGTTGGACGAAGTAACTGCCTCAGGAAAAGTGAAAGCATACCAGCCATCCGTGCCTGCTGTCATCTCCACACCCGGCCAAGAGGCATCTGCCAGACTGCCTGTTGGCGTAGCCGCCCAATGGTAAATTTTCGGATTGCTGTAGCCTTGGAAGTAAACTGTAAAACCACTTGATACAGGTGACTCGGATACATTATATGTTTCCTGAAAAACAGCAGAAACGTTGCCTGCCTCATCCACTGCATAGGCCTTCAATATGGTGGTATCAGACAAAGTAAGGGTAACACTGCCTTGTCCTGAGGTGGAACCACTATTCGGTGTGCTGCCATCCGTTGTATAGTAAATCGTTGGAGCACTTGTCCGGTCATCTGAAGCCGAAATAGTCACTTCCACAGCACTTGAGTAATTACCACCTAACGGTGAGAATACTACACTTGGAGGCGTTGTATCTGGCGTTGGGGATGTTGTCCATCCATTGTCATACCAGCTGTCACCACAAGCGTTCAGATCAGCAGTCTGGTCTGCACCGTTACAGGAGAAAATCACATTGGCACAAGAAGCTTCCAAGGTATATTCATACCAGCCATCTCCATCCGTATCAGTCATTGTCTCTCCCGGCCAAGTAGTTGTCGCATCACCATCCTCAACTGCCCAGAAATAAACGGTCGGCTGCCCACAGGTGGCTTTCCAGTACAAGGTCATTTCTGGAGCATTCGGATCAATGGTATAAGCAAAATCCATCACATCTGATGTCTGTCCCTGCCCATCATAAGCAATCGCACGGACAGTCGCAGTAGAAGAAACCGTAAACGGTCCGGTATAAAGCGTTGTCGAAGTTGAAGGCGTACTGCCATCTGTTGTATAGTAAATTGTATAAGGCGAACCTGATCCTAGAGCTGCACTCAAGGATACTTCCACTGGTGCTGTATACCTTTTCGGTTCAGGACTGGCATTGACTACCGGTTTGGAAGGACCACCTGTACCTGCTTCGAAGAAACCTGCCCCATTGGCACCAATCATGCCCGGACCATTCAATACATAGATACCCGCCGAAGCTGCAGGTACCGTCATGGACAATGTTCCATTGCTTACGGATACTTCCTTTCCTGTTACCGCATCTCTGTAAATGCCATTAGTCAGACCTGAAAAATTGAATGTAGCGGTACCATCTTTCGCCAAACCTACAGCCACTTCACTGCTGCCAAACTGACGGACAAAACCAACACCATTTCCACCTCCATTTCCATCCCATCTCCAAGAGCCTTTCTGCAAGGCAGGTACCGCTTTTCTGATTGCATTCAGCTTCTTGATATGCTGATAAACCTGATGTGATGATGCCTGATCAATTACATCCCCATAATAAGCTCTTCCTGTTTCATTAATCGATTTCTGAATACCTTGTGAGTCATGTATATCGGCATAGGTTCCTGCCTTGAAACGCATCTCCGTCCCATAATATACACATGGGATACCTCGCCATGTAAACATAAAATTCAGACAGGCTGCCAAGTTCTCATCCGTTCCACCATAGCGTTTATTCCAGTCATTATTAGGTCCAAAATCATGGTTATCCAGCCACATGATATTGGTGGAAGGATCGGCGTACAAATGATCATAACGGTCTGCCTGCATTACCTCTGAAAAGCTGCCTCCATACTCAAAAGGATTGTGGAATGAAGCTTCCGCATAGAAATCCAGTACTGCCATACCCGAAGGCTGTGAGTTGTTCACCTCTCCTCTCCAAGTGTACCAATGCGGGTTGATTTCCTCAACCTGATGCAACTCATGTCGTTTCTGCGCCACTTCCCCAAAAACAAACAGGTCAGGGTTTACCGCCTTGAAGGCATCCAGAAAATACAGTACATCCTCCTTGCTCATATGCTTGATGGTATCCCAACGGAAGGCATCCACGCCCATATTGATAAAGGTGGTATAGGCATTCACCAAGTAGTCCCTTACTACCTGACTGCCCGTATTCAGGTCAGGTGTGTCCCCAGCCAAAGCACGGTTGTAAAGGTTTTCGGTATCGTCCCAACCTTGGGCAAAACCATTACCGGAATGATGATACCAGTCAGGGTCAGACGTATCTACGTAAGATTGGGTACTTGGCCAGTTATAAGCTGAAAGGTCGGCATTGTATGGGGCAGGCATAGTCGGCAGGTTCGCACGGCTCCAGATCTTGCCATCAGCAGGATTAGGTGTCATCCCATCATATTCCCAATTGGGATTTGGCTGAAGTGTATTCCCTGATGCGTCCTGTCCCCAAGTCTGTGTTGGGTCAGTATTGTACTTGATTTCTGCCAAGCCCTTCACCCCGAAGCGTCCGGCATGGTTGGTTACGATATCGAGTACAATCTTCATTCCCCTTGCATGTACCGCATTGATTAGGTCCTGAAAAGTCGCTCCCGGAGATTCCAGTCTCGGATCAACCTTCGTGAAGTCATAGGCATGGTAACCGTGATAATCTAGTGGACTCCAGTTCTGCACAATCGGAGTAATCCAGATGGCGGTAAAACCCAAGTCCTGAATATAATCCAGCTTATCAATCAGCCCCTTGAAATCCCCTCTCCAGGTTACATCCTGCGGATCGGTAATCAACGGGTTAATGTTAGGGTCAGGGTTATAGGAACTCCATTCGTTTGGGACATTGTTAGAAGGATCGCCATCAAAGAAACGGGAGGTAATCAGGAAATATATACTTTCTTCCCTGAAATCAGTTTGGGCATAGATCGGCAAGGCCCATAAGCAGATGCCTATGAGTAGCAATGATAGTTTTTTAGTCATCGGAAAGCGTGTGTAAGTTGAATAAATTGGGCAAAAGAAGCCCTGTAAGCAAAAGTAATCAGCAACGATTGCCTGTAATTTTCAAAACAAAATATACAGTGTTACGATACAATTAAATTAAGAATAGATTAGGCTATTCTCAACAACTGCTCTAATTGGAAGTGTTGTGTTATTTTTAAATACTTTCTTCAGTTTTTGAAATAAAGAATACCTATCAGATTTTAATATAAAAGTCATCATATCAATACCATATTGGTTTAATTCACGACTCAAATCCTCTATAGGTGTAACATATACATCTTTAAACAAATGAAAATATCAATACAAAGCAATATCATTCTAAAACACTCAGAATTTCAACCGGTTTCGGGGTGAAAAAAATTTCATTTTATATAAAAAATAAATTTCACAGGAAGTTAGGGTACATTTCTATACCTTAATCATCCACTATCTGTAGGGTGACCTATTTAAAATCAGATGATAAATCAGTAATTTCCCAAAGCAGTTTATCTACTGACTCAAACCCACTTTTTCTATTACATATAACTGGTTGCTACAATGAATCACTATACCAACAAACTGACAGGCAGAACAGTACTGACCGATCAAGGCGAATACCTTTATTTTGCAGGTACGGCTTATCTGGGTCTAGATGTACATGAAACCTTCAATGCAGCTATTCAGGAAGGAATTGGACAATATGGTCACCATTTTGGTGCTTCCAGATTAGGTAACCTGAAACTATCCGTATTTGAAGATTTTGAAAATGCCTTTACCAGTAAGATGGGATATGAAGATGGAATTGTAGTTTCTTCAGGTACATTGGCAGCCCAACTGTTTGTACAGGCATATGGAAAAAACTTCGCCTGTTTCTATATAAAAGGTACCCACCCAAGCCTATTTCAAAATCAGCCACACAAGCTTATTACTGCTGATACTGATGGGGCTTTGCAAATCAATCAGGAAGATGGTCCTGCAATGGTACTGTTCAATGCACTGGACCCTCTTTTTTGTGAAGTCATCGATTTTGAATGGCTTATGGAAATTGATCCTAAAAAACCGCTTACTGTTGTGGTTGACGCTTCCCATGCCTTTGGGGTACAAGAAAAGCTTTTAATGCAGGTAAACCGATTTATAAAACGCTTTCCAAATATATCACTGGTATTATTGGGTTCATTAGGAAAAGCCTACTCCATGCCCGCCGGAATCATTATGGGAGACAAGTCTACGATGGATCAACTGCGAAAATCCCCTTTATTTGGAGGTAGCTCCCCTGCCTCCCCTGCTTATCTATATGCTTTTCTAAAATCTGCAACACTTATTCAGACACAGTATGAAAAACTCTTGTATAACAGGCAACTTTTTGCGGAAGCTCCTTCAATAAAACCCTTTTTCAAAACCCTCAATGA
This portion of the Limibacter armeniacum genome encodes:
- a CDS encoding starch-binding protein; its protein translation is MTKKLSLLLIGICLWALPIYAQTDFREESIYFLITSRFFDGDPSNNVPNEWSSYNPDPNINPLITDPQDVTWRGDFKGLIDKLDYIQDLGFTAIWITPIVQNWSPLDYHGYHAYDFTKVDPRLESPGATFQDLINAVHARGMKIVLDIVTNHAGRFGVKGLAEIKYNTDPTQTWGQDASGNTLQPNPNWEYDGMTPNPADGKIWSRANLPTMPAPYNADLSAYNWPSTQSYVDTSDPDWYHHSGNGFAQGWDDTENLYNRALAGDTPDLNTGSQVVRDYLVNAYTTFINMGVDAFRWDTIKHMSKEDVLYFLDAFKAVNPDLFVFGEVAQKRHELHQVEEINPHWYTWRGEVNNSQPSGMAVLDFYAEASFHNPFEYGGSFSEVMQADRYDHLYADPSTNIMWLDNHDFGPNNDWNKRYGGTDENLAACLNFMFTWRGIPCVYYGTEMRFKAGTYADIHDSQGIQKSINETGRAYYGDVIDQASSHQVYQHIKKLNAIRKAVPALQKGSWRWDGNGGGNGVGFVRQFGSSEVAVGLAKDGTATFNFSGLTNGIYRDAVTGKEVSVSNGTLSMTVPAASAGIYVLNGPGMIGANGAGFFEAGTGGPSKPVVNASPEPKRYTAPVEVSLSAALGSGSPYTIYYTTDGSTPSTSTTLYTGPFTVSSTATVRAIAYDGQGQTSDVMDFAYTIDPNAPEMTLYWKATCGQPTVYFWAVEDGDATTTWPGETMTDTDGDGWYEYTLEASCANVIFSCNGADQTADLNACGDSWYDNGWTTSPTPDTTPPSVVFSPLGGNYSSAVEVTISASDDRTSAPTIYYTTDGSTPNSGSTSGQGSVTLTLSDTTILKAYAVDEAGNVSAVFQETYNVSESPVSSGFTVYFQGYSNPKIYHWAATPTGSLADASWPGVEMTAGTDGWYAFTFPEAVTSSNLIFNDGVGNQTADLSRSSTGWYKDGLWYDSKPTEEVSQGLTIHFKKPSSWSVAMIHYWNVTPSSIAATTWPGVSMTAEGNDWYTFTIAEATASNLLFHDGAGNQTADLSRNTEGWYDGGWITDPNARMAALSDNVLQNESIQVWPNPTNGQVKVQLVLSKEQAVNWSIMDLSGRIVKQFSTQVSQNHQWQLDLSKEAAGMYLIRCQSETGSQFMKLLKK
- a CDS encoding aminotransferase class I/II-fold pyridoxal phosphate-dependent enzyme encodes the protein MNHYTNKLTGRTVLTDQGEYLYFAGTAYLGLDVHETFNAAIQEGIGQYGHHFGASRLGNLKLSVFEDFENAFTSKMGYEDGIVVSSGTLAAQLFVQAYGKNFACFYIKGTHPSLFQNQPHKLITADTDGALQINQEDGPAMVLFNALDPLFCEVIDFEWLMEIDPKKPLTVVVDASHAFGVQEKLLMQVNRFIKRFPNISLVLLGSLGKAYSMPAGIIMGDKSTMDQLRKSPLFGGSSPASPAYLYAFLKSATLIQTQYEKLLYNRQLFAEAPSIKPFFKTLNEFPVFVSQNQNLVTFLQQQKVLISSFRYPTPDAALLNRIVINASHSKQDILNLIQILNDLEKEKGEHSTFRILSS